In the genome of Methanocella sp., one region contains:
- a CDS encoding prenyltransferase/squalene oxidase repeat-containing protein: MDLPAQASEYLINAQLPDGSWGSGDPFICSRSLLALRGYMPEDTMVKGLGYLESMQERDGHFRQKTRMYSDASNTAYTMVVLNCFDYGKASMPISRGILWLLENQNEDGSWGTNAQKKAFTTTFCLRALHSFYLSGIQRFAKGLGFALDYMSDLAFEEEPVSHVYAPILNLKRIGYLDDELREKFIDFAWIAARDSIAGGHAADAASLLGALKAIEEPDISSVIEEWLPAVQNDDGGFGREAGAQSDQAATALALLAMSDRL, encoded by the coding sequence ATGGACTTACCTGCTCAGGCCTCGGAGTATTTAATCAATGCGCAGCTTCCCGACGGCTCGTGGGGAAGCGGCGACCCTTTTATATGTTCCCGGTCTTTGCTCGCTCTGAGGGGATACATGCCGGAAGACACGATGGTTAAAGGTTTAGGTTATTTAGAAAGCATGCAGGAGCGTGATGGGCATTTCAGGCAAAAGACCCGGATGTACTCGGACGCCTCGAATACGGCCTATACCATGGTCGTATTGAACTGTTTCGATTATGGCAAGGCAAGTATGCCCATCAGCAGAGGCATCCTGTGGCTCCTGGAAAACCAGAACGAGGACGGCTCCTGGGGCACGAATGCCCAGAAGAAGGCTTTCACGACCACGTTCTGCCTGCGGGCGCTCCATTCCTTTTATCTCAGCGGCATTCAGCGGTTCGCTAAAGGGCTGGGCTTTGCCCTGGATTATATGAGCGATCTGGCGTTCGAAGAGGAGCCGGTATCGCATGTTTATGCCCCGATCCTGAACCTGAAGCGTATCGGCTATCTGGACGATGAGTTACGAGAAAAGTTCATCGATTTTGCATGGATCGCCGCCCGGGATTCCATCGCCGGCGGCCATGCCGCGGACGCCGCTTCGCTGCTGGGAGCGCTAAAGGCCATCGAAGAGCCGGACATATCGTCGGTCATCGAGGAATGGCTCCCGGCCGTGCAGAACGATGATGGCGGCTTCGGTAGAGAGGCCGGCGCGCAGTCGGACCAGGCAGCAACGGCGCTCGCCCTTCTTGCGATGTCGGATCGGCTTTAA